A part of Cottoperca gobio chromosome 4, fCotGob3.1, whole genome shotgun sequence genomic DNA contains:
- the creb3l3a gene encoding cyclic AMP-responsive element-binding protein 3-like protein 3-A, with protein MEHYPDQNCDGIELLDWLFDQKDGILRHVETGRHGNHHTWPVQDADMLQPAEQADDDFINALLSGKDSVSDSPLWSPSPSDSGISEDPPSDQMDSPQRPESPPGDAQYFVTRPQTKADLEAIVTIDLNGCEPGFPTGRTRITQYPSDVHRSQLSSGFPLTVKDLLLSGTPEPAPHPSQQSIQELILNEDEKKLLAKEGVTLPNQLPLTKYEERILKKIRRKIRNKQSAQESRKKKKEYIDGLECRMAACNAHNQELQRKVSQLQKCNMTLMEQLRRLQAMVMNSSNKPAQTGTCVLVLLLSFSLILFPNLKPFSDTKVSQEDFSPVRIQSRSLQNIQASRVLHVVESPFSAEDQSEPLQRHPTEDRGLEDITAMMGKLDVNQDQSNLEAMSQNSSQEERTGHFHVDPITGHIATLTLDPHRSARLRPHADDM; from the exons ATGGAGCACTACCCAGATCAG AATTGTGATGGCATTGAACTGCTCGATTGGCTGTTTGACCAAAAAGATGGAATTCTCCGTCATGTGGAAACGGGACGCCATGGCAATCATCACACCTGGCCAGTCCAGGACGCAGAT ATGCTGCAGCCTGCTGAACAGGCAGATGATGACTTCATCAATGCCCTCCTGAGTGGAAAGGATTCTGTGTCAGACTCGCCTCTCTGGTCCCCTTCACCCAGCGACAGTGGGATCAGTGAGGACCCCCCCTCAGACCAGATGGACAGCCCTCAGCGCCCCGAGAGCCCCCCTGGGGACGCTCAGTATTTTGTTACGAGGCCACAAACCAAGGCAGACCTTGAAGCCATTGTCACGATTGATCTGA ATGGCTGCGAGCCTGGATTCCCAACGGGCAGGACGAGGATTACACAATATCCTTCTGATGTACACAGGTCGCAGCTGTCCTCTGGTTTCCCGCTAACTGTCAAAGATCTGCTGCTGTCGGGTACACCAGAGCCC GCCCCACACCCATCCCAACAGTCCATTCAAGAGTTGATTCTCAATGAAGATGAGAAGAAGCTTTTGGCAAAGGAGGGGGTGACTCTACCCAACCAACTCCCTCTCACAAAG TACGAAGAAAGGATACTGAAGAAAATACGCAGGAAGATTCGCAACAAGCAGTCTGCTCaggagagcaggaagaagaagaaggagtaCATCGATGGGCTGGAGTGCAG GATGGCTGCCTGTAATGCACACAACcaggagctgcagaggaaggTGTCCCAGCTGCAGAAATGCAACAT gacactgaTGGAACAGTTGCGCAGGCTGCAGGCTATGGTCATGAATTCATCTAACAAGCCAGCCCAGACGGGGACATGtgttttg GTGCTTCTGCTGTCCTTCTCACTAATCCTGTTCCCCAACCTGAAGCCCTTCTCTGATACAAAGGTCAGCCAAGAAGACTTCAGTCCAGTCAGAA TCCAGTCACGGTCCCTGCAGAACATACAGGCTTCCCGTGTGCTGCATGTCGTTGAATCCCCATTCTCTGCTGAGGATCAGTCAGAGCCTCTGCAACGGCATCCCACAGAAGACCGGGGTTTGGAAGATATTACTGCCATGATGGGAAAGCTGGACGTGAACCAAGACCAGTCCAATTTGGAAGCCATGTCTCAAAACAGCAGTCAGGAAGAAAGAACGGGTCATTTCCATGTAGACCCCATTACTGGTCACATAGCTACTTTGACCTTGGATCCCCACCGCTCTGCCCGGCTGCGACCACACGCTGATGACATgtaa
- the rxfp3.2b gene encoding relaxin family peptide receptor 3.2b, with the protein MFKVACEQESPAMQLNETGVQTLAPEPCETQILQEDITGNCSGGSTSNLSLHCWLQLLTKESILEFQVDNSSLVVRMMIACVYSIVCALGLVGNSLSLFLLHSRYKQKQSSINCFVMGLAITDLQFVLTLPFWAVDTALDFRWPFGRVMCKIISSVTTMNMYASVYFLTAMSVARYYSISSAMKMHSRRAATTRAKWTSLGIWTVSLLATLPHAIYSTSFKVSDEELCLVRFPDSGSWDPQLLLGLYQLQKVLLGFLIPLIIITVCYLLLVRFILSRRMAGTGNPEIEQGRQRRRSKVTKSIVIVVLSFFLCWLPNQALTLWGVLIKFDLVPFSKAFYNVQAYAFPLTVCLAHTNSCLNPVLYCLIRKEFRAGLKGLLLHARPSFRSLTHLLRRKAKVAEAPTVLVLVQMDV; encoded by the coding sequence ATGTTCAAGGTGGCATGTGAGCAGGAGAGTCCAGCCATGCAGCTGAATGAGACTGGAGTTCAAACACTGGCTCCAGAGCCATGTGAGACGCAGATACTACAGGAGGACATCACTGGAAACTGTAGCGGAGGTTCCACCAGCAACCTGTCACTGCACTGCTGGCTGCAGCTCCTCACCAAGGAATCTATCCTGGAATTTCAAGTGGACAACTCCAGTCTTGTGGTGCGTATGATGATAGCTTGTGTCTACTCCATAGTCTGTGCACTCGGGCTGGTAGGAAACtcactgtctctgtttctgctgcacTCCCGTTACAAGCAGAAGCAATCATCCATCAATTGCTTTGTGATGGGACTGGCTATCACAGACCTGCAGTTTGTTCTGACTTTACCTTTCTGGGCAGTGGACACAGCTCTAGATTTCCGCTGGCCATTTGGCCGTGTGATGTGCAAAATCATCAGCTCTGTCACCACCATGAACATGTACGCCAGTGTATACTTCCTCACAGCTATGAGCGTGGCACGTTATTACTCTATTTCCTCCGCGATGAAGATGCACAGCCGGCGGGCGGCAACTACTAGAGCAAAGTGGACGAGCCTGGGCATCTGGACAGTCTCTCTGCTGGCCACTTTGCCTCATGCCATCTACTCCACCAGCTTCAAGGTGTCTGATGAGGAGCTCTGCCTGGTGCGCTTCCCAGACTCAGGCAGCTGGGATCCACAGCTTCTTTTGGGTCTCTACCAGCTGCAAAAGGTTCTGCTGGGCTTCCTTATTCCTCTGATCATAATCACTGTCTGCTACCTGCTGCTAGTGCGCTTCATCCTCAGCCGACGCATGGCAGGTACAGGGAACCCAGAGATTGAGCAGGGCCGGCAAAGGCGTCGCTCCAAAGTGACCAAATCCATCGTCATCGTGGTTCTGTCCTTCTTTCTGTGCTGGCTTCCCAATCAGGCGCTGACTCTGTGGGGAGTGCTCATAAAGTTTGACCTTGTGCCCTTCAGCAAGGCCTTCTACAATGTGCAGGCCTACGCCTTCcctctgactgtgtgtttggCACACACCAACAGCTGCCTCAACCCTGTGCTCTACTGCTTGATTCGCAAAGAGTTTCGAGCAGGTCTCAAGGGACTTCTCCTCCATGCCAGGCCGTCCTTCAGGAGCCTGACTCATCTGCTGCGTCGCAAAGCCAAAGTAGCCGAGGCGCCGACTGTTCTGGTGCTGGTCCAAATGGATGTCTGA